From Chryseobacterium sp. IHB B 17019, one genomic window encodes:
- a CDS encoding tail fiber domain-containing protein, with protein sequence MKKLIFPLLLITVYYSNLQAQTTNNVGIDTTTPGSKLTVNGSFAPAYRAVTGNYTMTGDDYYLVSNSAANSTVTLPAAQAVGSGNFKGRLYEIKNTHATSTLTVVGSGTELIDDVGAAGLASISITPGDGVLLVNNGNTSGTTWEVVSFHSAVPTKSYDWLKGANQFPISPTDNNTTIYHMGGNVGIGTNAPTSKVDVEGGNIELTQGNSLRWGPDDTGERIFSNAGLGGNSGNNLHIESREYMYFIADRNNTSAAGNDVGFVWGTNTSWQDGTPTELMRLTDAGNVGIGTAIPTEKLHVNTSVVNEGIALSQTSLTNTVMLNSNSGGGYLGFINNSASTDAGLTAYIQQREPNGTGGVANDLVYVAQGGTHHFLQAVGINTSAPAAGFWLDVAGNIQCNNIQLTAYAGTTNREIGVNAGGSIIIYPSDQRLKKDIADVNDGLSKIMKLRPVYYNWKNTEEYGKQREVGFIAQEANKVIPEVASTFKKDGEEYNSINYSRVVAVLTKAIQEQQALIESQNKRIAELEAKGKTASSLEERIIRMEKIIEEESAKK encoded by the coding sequence ATGAAAAAACTTATCTTCCCTCTGCTTTTAATTACTGTATATTACAGCAATTTACAAGCTCAAACAACTAATAATGTTGGTATCGATACAACAACTCCTGGTTCAAAACTTACCGTTAATGGTTCGTTTGCACCGGCCTACAGAGCAGTAACAGGAAATTACACCATGACCGGTGACGATTATTATCTTGTTTCCAACAGTGCTGCCAACAGTACAGTAACTCTTCCGGCTGCACAAGCTGTTGGTTCCGGCAATTTTAAAGGTCGTTTGTATGAAATCAAAAATACACATGCTACCAGTACATTAACTGTAGTAGGCAGTGGAACAGAACTCATTGATGATGTGGGCGCAGCAGGTCTTGCCTCTATCAGTATTACTCCGGGTGACGGGGTGCTTTTAGTGAATAACGGGAATACTTCGGGTACAACCTGGGAAGTAGTGAGTTTTCACAGTGCTGTTCCTACCAAAAGCTACGACTGGCTGAAAGGAGCTAATCAGTTCCCTATAAGTCCTACAGATAACAACACAACAATCTACCACATGGGCGGTAATGTAGGTATCGGAACCAATGCGCCAACTTCCAAAGTGGATGTTGAAGGTGGTAATATCGAGCTTACACAGGGAAATTCCTTGCGATGGGGACCTGATGATACAGGAGAACGTATTTTCTCAAACGCAGGATTAGGAGGTAATTCCGGTAATAATCTACATATAGAATCCAGAGAATATATGTATTTCATTGCCGACCGTAATAATACATCGGCAGCAGGCAACGACGTAGGCTTTGTCTGGGGTACGAACACAAGCTGGCAAGACGGAACTCCTACAGAGCTGATGCGTCTTACTGATGCCGGTAATGTAGGAATTGGGACTGCTATTCCTACTGAAAAACTGCATGTAAACACTTCTGTTGTTAATGAAGGAATTGCCTTATCTCAAACTTCGCTTACCAATACTGTCATGCTTAATTCTAACTCCGGAGGCGGATATCTTGGCTTTATCAACAATAGTGCAAGTACCGACGCTGGGCTTACAGCGTATATTCAGCAGCGGGAACCTAATGGTACAGGCGGAGTTGCCAATGACCTGGTATATGTGGCTCAAGGCGGAACCCACCATTTCCTTCAGGCGGTAGGTATCAATACGAGTGCTCCTGCTGCAGGTTTTTGGCTGGATGTAGCCGGTAATATCCAATGTAATAATATCCAGTTAACCGCTTATGCAGGAACAACCAACAGGGAAATTGGAGTAAATGCCGGCGGGAGTATAATCATTTATCCTTCTGATCAACGCCTTAAAAAAGACATTGCTGATGTAAATGATGGTTTAAGTAAAATAATGAAGCTCCGTCCTGTATATTACAACTGGAAAAATACGGAAGAATATGGAAAACAAAGAGAAGTTGGCTTTATCGCACAGGAAGCGAATAAAGTAATTCCTGAAGTTGCAAGCACCTTTAAAAAAGATGGTGAAGAATACAACTCTATAAATTACTCCAGAGTGGTTGCGGTGCTTACAAAAGCGATTCAGGAACAACAGGCTTTAATTGAATCTCAAAATAAGCGTATTGCCGA
- the mutL gene encoding DNA mismatch repair endonuclease MutL gives MSDIIQLLPDHVANQIAAGEVVQRPASIVKELLENAIDADATKIELIVRDAGKNLIQVVDDGKGMSETDARMAFERHATSKIRGTDDIFKISTKGFRGEALASIAAVAQVELRTKQKDATIGTNIYIEGGVFQFQDPIQTADGSNFLVKNLFYNVPARRKFLKNNNIEFRHVIDEFQRVALAHENLEFSLFHDDEAVFRLRKGSQMQRIVDIFGRKLQPQLIPIKEDIIWCKLHGFVAKPEGAKKTRGEQFLFVNGRYFKSPYFNKAVQEAFDGLLLPGYIPTFFLFLELDPEKIDVNIHPQKTEVKFEDEHLIFALLRSTIKRSLGIYNVAPSLDFERDPQLDEIMQKTFPSKGNSGGTLKMPEIIVDKDYNPFLEEREIKQVEIQNLAEMYHQNIAAEPSKINLFEDEDFDEDLMRLPNGYWLFNKGDRTLMLDLGRMHRLVVSESTKPLKKGTTNSHALLFSLEYHMNEIEKNKYKSIKKYLPELGFEMSIAHENVLRIDAVPEGLKETQVMKFLENLFEILEYKTEGEFLQFYQNQWSKMQSKSRFDFIYKKDAEQLLKDFTALGFPEFLPNGKRCFFEVPFNDFKNKF, from the coding sequence ATGTCAGATATTATTCAGCTTTTACCAGATCATGTAGCCAACCAAATTGCGGCAGGGGAAGTGGTGCAGCGGCCTGCATCCATTGTGAAAGAACTTTTGGAGAACGCCATTGATGCAGATGCAACTAAGATTGAGCTTATCGTAAGGGATGCCGGAAAAAATCTGATACAGGTAGTTGACGACGGAAAGGGAATGTCTGAAACCGATGCAAGAATGGCATTTGAAAGACACGCCACCTCCAAAATAAGGGGAACGGATGATATCTTCAAGATTTCCACGAAAGGTTTTCGTGGCGAAGCGTTGGCTTCCATTGCCGCCGTTGCCCAGGTGGAATTGAGGACAAAACAAAAAGATGCCACCATCGGGACAAATATCTATATTGAAGGTGGGGTTTTCCAGTTTCAGGACCCGATTCAGACGGCGGACGGTTCTAATTTTTTAGTTAAAAACCTGTTCTACAATGTTCCTGCAAGAAGGAAATTCCTTAAAAATAATAATATCGAATTCAGACATGTAATCGATGAGTTTCAACGCGTTGCTTTAGCTCATGAAAACTTAGAATTTTCTTTGTTTCATGATGATGAAGCGGTTTTCAGGTTAAGAAAAGGCAGCCAGATGCAGCGTATTGTGGATATTTTCGGAAGAAAATTACAACCGCAGCTCATTCCGATTAAAGAAGATATTATCTGGTGCAAACTTCACGGTTTTGTTGCAAAGCCGGAAGGCGCGAAAAAAACAAGAGGCGAGCAGTTTCTTTTTGTCAACGGAAGATATTTTAAAAGCCCATATTTTAATAAGGCGGTTCAGGAAGCGTTTGACGGATTGCTTTTACCGGGCTATATTCCAACTTTTTTCCTTTTTCTGGAACTTGATCCCGAAAAAATAGACGTCAATATTCATCCACAAAAAACAGAAGTAAAATTTGAAGACGAGCATCTTATTTTTGCTTTATTGAGATCAACCATAAAAAGATCTTTAGGAATTTATAATGTAGCTCCAAGCCTGGATTTTGAAAGAGATCCACAATTGGATGAGATCATGCAGAAGACTTTTCCAAGCAAAGGAAACAGTGGTGGAACCCTGAAAATGCCGGAAATTATTGTAGACAAAGACTACAACCCGTTTTTGGAAGAAAGGGAAATAAAACAGGTTGAAATTCAGAATCTTGCGGAAATGTACCATCAGAATATCGCCGCAGAACCTTCAAAGATCAATCTGTTTGAAGATGAAGACTTTGATGAAGACCTGATGAGGCTGCCCAACGGATACTGGCTCTTCAATAAAGGTGACAGAACGTTGATGCTGGATCTGGGAAGAATGCACAGGCTCGTGGTTTCGGAGAGTACAAAACCTCTGAAAAAAGGAACAACAAACAGCCATGCTCTGCTTTTTTCCCTGGAATATCACATGAACGAAATTGAGAAAAATAAATATAAATCAATCAAAAAGTATCTTCCCGAACTCGGGTTTGAAATGAGTATCGCTCATGAAAATGTACTGAGAATTGATGCCGTTCCGGAAGGGTTGAAAGAAACGCAGGTCATGAAATTCCTTGAGAATCTTTTTGAGATCCTGGAATATAAAACTGAAGGAGAATTTTTGCAATTCTATCAGAATCAATGGAGCAAGATGCAATCAAAATCCAGGTTTGATTTTATTTATAAAAAAGATGCGGAACAGTTGCTGAAAGATTTTACGGCATTAGGCTTCCCGGAATTTTTACCAAACGGGAAAAGGTGTTTTTTTGAGGTTCCTTTTAATGATTTTAAAAATAAGTTTTAA
- a CDS encoding rhomboid family intramembrane serine protease, whose amino-acid sequence MFNNIPPVTRNIIIINVLMFILTSFMMPQLYNTLSGFYPFSPNFKSWQIITHMFMHGGLMHILFNMLTLWSFGPILEQSLGEKKYLILYFASGLGAFFLFNLWNFYEVQQLTNELTNANVNVAEIFMKSDLKKFGFDPTPYLNNKQALNLYADLITPMVGASGAIFGVVAAFATLYPDAKIAMMFIPIPMKVKYLMPVVIVVSIFLGVSGNVGGIAHLAHVGGALVGWILARIWRKHLYRFN is encoded by the coding sequence ATGTTTAACAATATACCGCCGGTTACAAGAAATATTATCATTATAAACGTTTTAATGTTTATTTTGACGTCTTTCATGATGCCACAATTATATAATACATTGTCTGGATTTTATCCATTTTCTCCCAATTTTAAATCCTGGCAGATTATTACTCACATGTTTATGCATGGTGGACTTATGCATATACTTTTTAATATGCTGACATTATGGAGCTTCGGACCGATTTTAGAACAAAGTTTAGGTGAAAAGAAATATCTGATTCTTTATTTTGCCAGCGGCTTGGGAGCATTTTTCTTGTTCAATCTCTGGAATTTTTATGAAGTTCAGCAATTAACAAACGAGCTTACCAATGCTAATGTTAATGTAGCGGAAATTTTTATGAAATCAGATTTAAAAAAATTTGGTTTTGATCCCACACCTTATCTGAATAATAAACAAGCACTGAATTTGTATGCAGATCTTATAACCCCAATGGTAGGCGCTTCAGGAGCTATCTTCGGAGTGGTAGCTGCTTTTGCAACGCTATATCCTGATGCAAAAATTGCGATGATGTTTATTCCAATTCCTATGAAAGTAAAATATTTGATGCCGGTTGTCATTGTTGTTTCCATATTTTTAGGAGTTTCAGGGAATGTAGGGGGGATTGCACATTTGGCTCACGTTGGAGGTGCTCTGGTTGGATGGATATTGGCCCGGATTTGGAGAAAACATTTATATAGGTTTAATTAA
- a CDS encoding endonuclease/exonuclease/phosphatase family protein, translated as MKVVRLIFLILHLGIFLLLVGMLLNAYVPPKVFPWLNLLSLGFPILISAYILLTIFWIFSWKKRGIVFLLLGLLFFNSVTRCINYSSVKSETPDLKIVSFNAKNGGFGVKNIESYINSQNADIVLFQEYGGNKKYHFEGLKEGPESPIITMFSKYRIIDHKQLIESDYEYNNAYATQTDIEIKGKTYRIINMYLQPFKFEKKMVKLDGNSEEDKQKVKDVVKRLIPTFKMHQEQIAVIRKSVENSPYPVILAGDFNSVPNSYEYYHLVDGLKDAFVEAGKGSATSFHDYKFPIRIDYVFTSESIQPLSYKVDRSVKLSDHYPVLTTFKLER; from the coding sequence GTGAAAGTCGTTCGTCTCATATTTTTAATTTTACATTTAGGAATTTTCCTTCTTTTAGTCGGGATGTTACTGAATGCTTATGTTCCACCGAAAGTTTTTCCATGGCTTAATCTGCTTTCTTTAGGTTTTCCTATTTTGATTTCAGCTTACATACTTCTGACCATTTTCTGGATTTTCAGTTGGAAAAAAAGAGGGATAGTCTTCCTGCTTTTGGGATTATTATTCTTTAATTCTGTTACCAGATGTATTAATTATTCCTCTGTGAAAAGTGAAACTCCCGACTTGAAAATCGTTTCCTTTAATGCTAAAAACGGCGGATTTGGAGTAAAAAATATTGAATCATATATTAACAGCCAGAATGCTGATATTGTATTGTTTCAGGAATATGGAGGCAATAAAAAATATCACTTTGAAGGATTAAAAGAAGGTCCGGAAAGCCCGATCATCACTATGTTTTCAAAGTACAGGATTATTGATCATAAGCAGCTTATTGAAAGTGATTATGAATATAATAATGCCTACGCTACCCAAACAGATATTGAAATAAAAGGAAAAACCTATCGCATTATTAACATGTATCTTCAGCCTTTTAAATTTGAAAAGAAAATGGTAAAGCTGGATGGCAACAGTGAGGAAGATAAACAAAAAGTAAAAGATGTTGTGAAAAGACTGATCCCTACTTTTAAAATGCACCAGGAGCAAATTGCCGTAATCAGGAAAAGTGTAGAAAATTCACCATATCCTGTAATTTTGGCGGGTGATTTCAACTCGGTTCCGAATTCGTATGAATATTATCATTTGGTTGACGGATTGAAGGATGCTTTTGTAGAGGCTGGAAAGGGAAGCGCTACAAGTTTTCATGATTATAAATTTCCTATAAGAATTGACTATGTTTTTACTTCAGAATCAATTCAGCCGCTTAGCTATAAAGTGGACCGTTCCGTGAAGCTTTCCGATCATTACCCAGTACTCACTACCTTTAAATTAGAAAGGTAA
- a CDS encoding endonuclease/exonuclease/phosphatase family protein codes for MKLRQILLFVHISVAVLLLCTLGNAWIPPNLVGNLNLLSLGFPYLITLYILLTLVWVVKRKKIAIAFVLGIFLFYNPIRRWVNFSPKTENLKSIRDIKVLTFNVKYGDFGWEKIKKYIHDQDADIILVQERDTNRLLRQDLVKYPSVILKTKHKIVRQEELITDESRGNSFYADVDINGKIIRIINVYLEPFRLHKSMLKFDGFGKGGKNINTLLSHMIPTFKAHENQIKKIRKVIDLSPYPVILAGDFNSVPNSYEYYNLGRDLQDAFLVAGNGSSSSFHDYKVPLRIDYIFSSKSIIPLSYKVDNSVQLSDHYPVIAEFLLN; via the coding sequence ATGAAATTACGCCAGATATTATTGTTTGTCCATATTAGTGTTGCCGTTTTACTTTTATGCACGTTGGGAAATGCGTGGATTCCGCCTAATCTAGTAGGTAATCTTAATCTGCTGTCTTTAGGTTTTCCTTATCTTATTACACTGTATATTTTGTTGACGCTGGTTTGGGTTGTCAAAAGAAAAAAAATTGCAATTGCCTTTGTTTTGGGCATCTTTTTATTCTATAATCCTATCCGGCGATGGGTGAATTTCTCTCCGAAAACAGAAAACTTAAAATCAATTCGGGATATTAAAGTATTGACTTTCAATGTTAAATATGGCGATTTTGGTTGGGAAAAGATAAAGAAATATATTCATGATCAGGATGCGGATATTATTTTGGTTCAGGAAAGAGACACCAATCGGTTACTGAGACAGGATCTAGTGAAATATCCTTCTGTTATTTTAAAAACAAAGCATAAGATCGTAAGACAGGAAGAGCTTATTACTGATGAATCCAGGGGAAATTCTTTCTATGCCGATGTTGATATCAACGGGAAGATCATAAGAATTATTAATGTCTATCTTGAGCCATTCAGATTGCACAAATCCATGTTAAAATTTGACGGTTTCGGAAAGGGAGGGAAAAATATCAACACGCTTCTCTCCCACATGATTCCTACTTTTAAGGCCCATGAAAATCAGATCAAAAAGATCAGGAAAGTAATAGATCTTTCACCTTATCCCGTGATTTTGGCGGGAGATTTCAACTCAGTTCCGAATTCTTATGAATATTATAATCTTGGAAGAGACCTTCAGGATGCTTTTTTGGTGGCTGGGAACGGGAGTTCTTCAAGCTTTCATGATTATAAGGTTCCGTTAAGGATTGATTATATTTTCAGTTCAAAATCCATTATTCCTTTAAGCTATAAAGTGGATAATTCTGTACAATTATCAGATCATTATCCTGTAATTGCAGAATTTCTGTTAAATTAG
- a CDS encoding GH3 auxin-responsive promoter family protein, with the protein MATKALFNTVVNWFIRQRIDQIQNFMDHPIETQKGILFSQLFHAEDTEYGKKYGFNSISSYQDFKNKVPIVTYEEMEPYIEKARQGQKDVSWPGYIKHFAKSSGTTNAKSKFIPISTESLEYCHMKAGKDMVSIYANNHPENQLFNYKNLRLGGSSELYADFNTKFGDLSAILIDNLPFWVEITTTPSKKVSLMGEWESKLKAITSEVKNEDVGSILGVPSWMMVLLQRVIKETDVKNISELWPNLEVFFHGGISFKPYREQYKSIIGKNINYYEIYNASEGFFGIQDRSDSDEMLLMLDYGIFYEFIPMDQFHFSNPKVVSLEDVEVGKNYAMVITTNGGLWRYLIGDTVVFTSINPFRIKITGRTKHYINAFGEELMITNVESALSRACEETNASVLDFTGAPVFMKENEGGAHEWIFEFCKEPDDLDRFIDVFDQHLKSINSDYEAKRYNNMTLKRPIVHIAKEKLFYQWLESKGKLGGQNKVPRLSNDREYIDPLLELNK; encoded by the coding sequence ATGGCGACGAAAGCACTTTTCAATACTGTGGTCAATTGGTTTATCCGTCAAAGGATAGATCAGATTCAGAATTTCATGGATCATCCCATTGAAACACAAAAAGGAATATTATTTTCCCAGTTATTTCATGCCGAAGATACGGAGTATGGCAAGAAGTATGGTTTTAATTCCATCTCGAGTTATCAGGATTTTAAAAATAAAGTCCCGATCGTGACGTATGAAGAAATGGAGCCTTATATTGAAAAAGCCAGACAGGGGCAAAAAGATGTGAGCTGGCCTGGCTACATCAAACATTTTGCAAAATCATCCGGAACAACGAATGCAAAAAGCAAATTTATCCCGATTTCTACAGAAAGCCTGGAATACTGCCACATGAAAGCCGGAAAAGACATGGTTTCCATTTATGCCAATAATCATCCGGAAAATCAGCTTTTTAACTATAAAAATTTAAGATTGGGCGGAAGCTCCGAGCTTTATGCAGATTTTAATACAAAATTTGGCGATTTATCCGCTATTTTGATTGATAACCTCCCGTTTTGGGTAGAAATTACAACCACTCCCAGCAAAAAAGTTTCTTTAATGGGAGAATGGGAAAGTAAGCTGAAAGCAATTACTTCTGAGGTGAAAAATGAGGATGTAGGAAGTATTTTGGGCGTTCCAAGCTGGATGATGGTTCTTTTACAAAGAGTAATAAAGGAAACCGACGTTAAAAACATATCAGAATTATGGCCAAACCTTGAAGTGTTTTTTCACGGCGGAATCAGCTTTAAACCTTACAGAGAACAGTACAAGAGTATTATCGGGAAAAATATCAACTACTATGAAATTTACAATGCTTCCGAAGGCTTTTTCGGGATCCAGGACAGATCAGACAGCGATGAAATGTTGCTGATGCTGGATTACGGCATTTTTTACGAATTTATTCCGATGGATCAGTTCCATTTTTCAAATCCGAAAGTGGTAAGCCTTGAAGATGTGGAAGTAGGGAAAAATTACGCTATGGTCATTACTACAAACGGTGGTTTGTGGAGATATTTAATTGGAGATACTGTAGTTTTTACCTCAATCAACCCTTTCAGGATAAAAATAACAGGACGAACGAAACATTATATCAATGCTTTTGGGGAAGAATTAATGATCACCAATGTAGAATCTGCGCTTTCCAGAGCTTGTGAGGAAACCAATGCTTCAGTCCTGGATTTTACGGGAGCTCCAGTCTTTATGAAAGAAAATGAAGGTGGCGCCCATGAGTGGATTTTTGAATTCTGCAAAGAGCCAGATGATCTGGACCGTTTTATTGACGTTTTTGATCAACATCTAAAGTCTATCAACTCTGATTATGAAGCGAAACGCTACAACAATATGACTTTGAAAAGACCCATCGTACATATTGCAAAAGAAAAATTATTTTACCAATGGCTGGAATCCAAAGGAAAACTGGGTGGCCAGAATAAAGTCCCAAGACTCAGCAACGACAGGGAATACATTGACCCGCTATTGGAATTGAACAAATAA
- a CDS encoding BrxA/BrxB family bacilliredoxin — translation MYPTDLVMPMKAELTDKGFEDLTTPAQVEEAIKQSGTTLLVINSVCGCAAGAARPGVVYSLTGDKKPDHLTTVFAGFDTEAVAEARKHLAPFPPSSPCVALFKDGELVHMLERHHIEGNPAGAIAANLQAAYDEYC, via the coding sequence ATGTATCCAACAGATTTAGTAATGCCTATGAAGGCTGAACTTACAGATAAAGGCTTTGAAGACCTGACAACTCCTGCTCAGGTAGAAGAAGCAATAAAGCAATCAGGAACTACCTTATTAGTGATCAATTCTGTATGCGGATGTGCTGCAGGAGCTGCAAGACCAGGGGTTGTTTATTCTTTGACGGGAGATAAAAAGCCTGATCATTTGACGACTGTTTTTGCAGGTTTCGATACTGAAGCCGTGGCGGAAGCCAGAAAACACCTTGCTCCATTCCCTCCAAGCTCTCCTTGTGTAGCCTTGTTTAAGGATGGAGAATTGGTTCACATGCTTGAAAGACACCACATTGAAGGAAATCCTGCGGGAGCAATCGCGGCAAACCTTCAGGCTGCTTACGATGAGTATTGCTAA
- a CDS encoding GatB/YqeY domain-containing protein produces the protein MSLENTISEAIKTAMRAKDKVALDSLRAVKSQILLLKTEARGAEVSPEQEIAILQRMVKQRKDSYDQFAAQGRNDLAEVEEAQMKIIEQFLPKQLSSEELEAEMKNIIAETGAESIKDLGKVMGIASKTLAGKSDGKSISEMAKKLLS, from the coding sequence ATGAGTTTAGAAAATACAATAAGCGAAGCTATAAAAACAGCAATGAGAGCTAAAGACAAAGTTGCTTTGGATTCTCTTCGTGCCGTAAAATCTCAGATATTATTGCTGAAAACAGAAGCCAGAGGAGCAGAAGTTTCACCGGAACAGGAAATTGCTATTCTCCAGAGAATGGTAAAACAACGTAAGGATTCTTACGACCAGTTTGCCGCACAGGGAAGAAATGACCTGGCGGAAGTGGAAGAAGCGCAGATGAAAATTATTGAGCAATTCTTGCCGAAACAGCTTTCTTCAGAAGAGCTGGAAGCAGAAATGAAAAATATTATCGCTGAAACCGGCGCTGAATCTATAAAAGATTTAGGAAAGGTAATGGGAATAGCATCAAAAACATTAGCCGGAAAATCTGACGGGAAAAGTATTTCCGAGATGGCGAAAAAGCTGCTTTCTTAG
- the ftsZ gene encoding cell division protein FtsZ, whose protein sequence is MENLGTQGFSFDLPKGNSSIIKVIGVGGGGNNALKHMYEKGIHGVDFVICNTDAQTLDNNPVANKVQLGTTITEGLGAGADPEVGEKSAIESIEDIKAAMGQNTKMVFITAGMGGGTGTGAAPVIAKVAKDMGILTVGIVTVPFSFEGKRRLDQAENGLEKLRNNVDSLIVINNDKLRQQFGNLGFKQGFSKADEVLTNAAKGMAEVITGYFDVNIDFRDAKSVLQNSGTALMSTGIASGENKAEEAVKKALDSPLLNDNKITGAKNVLLLIRSGVEEVTMDEIGVIMDHIQKEAGNTADIIFGVGADEELGDSVSVLVIATGFSNDNKKFSGPAEKIKISLNDSFDVPKESPFKTREEREITSESTHDFGGKSLFRLDDEDSDAPQFNASPAEKKMIIEDEIVKAEIKFFDKEKDTLDNPAQNWRNEDEEESFNLFSLDEEIEDPNDLEIESFKFEFDNKKEETQATNSLNNSFSEEKPVEFSFFVNEPIKNEPKSDFGQPKAEFSSFNEVNQLTEEPLQKVEHFFQNLKEEPKAETLPVAETKTEAEAPKTTESEFTFVNKTVDQDKVIERRNKLKEFNSRYQSFDSSSEFESVPAFKRKNISIEGTNASDQNINTYLSDNNGSMQVRENRFLNKDVD, encoded by the coding sequence ATGGAAAATTTAGGAACTCAGGGGTTTTCATTTGATTTACCAAAAGGAAATTCATCAATAATAAAAGTAATCGGTGTAGGAGGCGGTGGAAACAACGCGCTGAAACACATGTATGAAAAAGGAATTCACGGCGTAGATTTCGTGATTTGCAATACAGACGCTCAAACCTTAGATAACAACCCGGTTGCCAACAAAGTACAGTTGGGAACTACCATTACAGAAGGTCTTGGTGCAGGTGCTGATCCCGAGGTAGGTGAAAAATCTGCTATCGAAAGTATCGAAGACATCAAAGCTGCGATGGGACAAAACACCAAAATGGTTTTCATCACTGCCGGAATGGGTGGTGGTACAGGAACCGGTGCCGCTCCCGTTATTGCCAAAGTGGCAAAAGATATGGGAATTCTTACCGTAGGTATCGTTACCGTTCCTTTCAGCTTTGAAGGTAAAAGAAGACTGGACCAGGCAGAAAACGGACTTGAAAAACTAAGAAATAATGTTGATTCTTTAATTGTCATTAATAATGATAAACTAAGACAGCAGTTCGGGAACCTTGGATTCAAGCAAGGATTCTCAAAAGCCGATGAAGTCCTGACCAACGCGGCAAAAGGTATGGCAGAAGTTATTACCGGTTATTTCGATGTAAACATTGACTTTAGAGATGCCAAATCTGTGCTTCAGAATTCCGGTACGGCATTGATGTCTACAGGAATTGCTTCAGGTGAAAATAAAGCGGAAGAAGCCGTGAAAAAAGCACTTGATTCCCCATTGTTGAACGACAACAAAATTACAGGCGCCAAAAACGTTCTGTTGTTGATCAGAAGCGGTGTGGAAGAAGTTACCATGGACGAGATCGGTGTTATCATGGATCATATCCAGAAAGAAGCAGGAAATACGGCAGACATCATCTTTGGAGTTGGTGCTGATGAAGAATTAGGAGATTCTGTAAGCGTTCTTGTAATTGCAACAGGTTTTTCAAATGATAATAAAAAATTTTCAGGGCCGGCGGAAAAGATCAAAATCAGTTTGAATGACTCTTTTGATGTTCCCAAAGAATCACCTTTCAAAACAAGAGAAGAAAGAGAAATTACTTCTGAATCTACTCATGATTTCGGAGGGAAAAGCCTTTTCAGATTAGATGACGAAGACAGTGACGCTCCGCAGTTCAATGCTTCGCCTGCTGAAAAAAAAATGATTATTGAGGATGAAATTGTAAAAGCTGAAATCAAATTCTTTGATAAAGAGAAAGATACACTAGACAATCCTGCCCAGAACTGGAGAAACGAAGATGAAGAAGAATCTTTCAACCTATTTTCTTTAGATGAAGAAATAGAAGATCCTAATGATCTGGAAATCGAATCTTTTAAATTTGAATTTGATAATAAAAAGGAAGAAACTCAGGCAACTAACAGTTTGAACAATTCTTTTTCAGAGGAAAAGCCTGTTGAGTTTAGCTTCTTTGTGAATGAGCCTATCAAGAATGAGCCAAAATCAGATTTTGGGCAGCCAAAAGCGGAATTTTCGTCTTTCAACGAGGTGAATCAATTAACGGAAGAACCCCTTCAAAAAGTGGAACATTTCTTCCAGAATTTAAAAGAAGAGCCAAAAGCTGAAACTCTTCCGGTTGCTGAAACAAAAACAGAAGCCGAAGCTCCAAAAACCACAGAATCAGAATTCACTTTTGTGAATAAAACGGTGGATCAGGATAAGGTAATTGAAAGAAGAAATAAATTAAAAGAATTCAATTCACGCTATCAGAGTTTTGACAGCTCAAGCGAATTTGAATCTGTTCCTGCCTTCAAAAGAAAAAATATTTCCATTGAGGGAACTAATGCTTCAGACCAAAATATCAACACTTATTTGTCTGATAACAATGGTTCTATGCAAGTAAGAGAGAACAGATTTTTAAATAAAGATGTAGATTAA